From Permianibacter aggregans, a single genomic window includes:
- a CDS encoding Mut7-C RNAse domain-containing protein, giving the protein MTNDSNSPSARLLPKTGRGERVCEFRFYEELNAFLPPEWRKKTLRYAFNGTPSVKDAIQALGVPKTEVDLILVDGQSVNFSYRLQGGERVAVYPVFESLEIGGLQRLRFAPLRETKFVLDVHLGKLVRWLRLAGFDCRYQNDFSDQQLIDISNTEHRILLTRDTGILKRNEVSHGLFVHQTEPEVQCQEILSRLDLYQRMQPFSRCLRCNGELKPVAKQEVAELLPERVRRDQSSFVRCQQCRKIYWPGSHYSRLRERFQRWQQDAPTSTS; this is encoded by the coding sequence ATGACAAACGACTCCAACTCTCCCTCAGCACGACTCCTCCCGAAAACCGGGCGTGGAGAGCGCGTCTGCGAATTTCGCTTCTATGAGGAGTTGAATGCGTTTTTACCGCCGGAGTGGCGCAAAAAAACGCTTCGTTACGCGTTCAACGGTACGCCTTCGGTCAAGGACGCAATTCAGGCGCTGGGGGTACCGAAAACCGAGGTCGATTTGATCCTGGTCGATGGCCAGTCGGTGAATTTTTCTTATCGCTTGCAAGGGGGCGAGCGAGTCGCGGTGTATCCAGTATTTGAATCACTGGAAATTGGCGGTTTGCAGCGCTTGCGTTTTGCGCCGCTGCGTGAGACAAAATTTGTACTCGATGTGCATCTAGGCAAGCTGGTGCGCTGGTTGCGCCTGGCCGGTTTTGATTGTCGGTATCAAAACGATTTTAGCGATCAGCAATTGATCGACATCAGCAACACCGAACATAGAATCCTGCTGACCCGCGATACCGGCATCCTGAAACGCAATGAAGTCAGCCATGGCTTGTTTGTTCACCAAACCGAACCGGAAGTGCAATGTCAGGAAATTTTGTCGCGCCTCGATTTGTATCAACGTATGCAACCGTTCAGCCGTTGCCTGCGCTGCAATGGTGAGCTGAAGCCGGTCGCCAAACAGGAAGTTGCTGAACTGTTGCCGGAGCGAGTGCGGCGCGATCAATCGTCGTTTGTGCGCTGTCAGCAATGCCGGAAAATCTATTGGCCCGGCAGTCATTATTCGCGCTTGCGGGAACGTTTCCAGCGATGGCAGCAAGATGCCCCGACCTCGACATCATGA
- a CDS encoding HD-GYP domain-containing protein, whose translation MSRIKELRKRKLPSSQLLLGMYVCEVDKPWEETTFLFQGFPLLSHADIDAVQQQCEYVYVDDTRFVAVTESQQRHVIAESQDDEEKNRRELRTGKKPLSQTIEHARAVHQRGSDLIKSALHDIQLGRGLDVKACKSYVSETVEQMLSNESAMLWFMRLKSQDEYTSQHCLSVSLLCIGFARFLGYDKPELKVIGLAGLLHDVGKMKVDMSILNKPGKLSVEEFEHMKSHAQRGYELLLGHKDLPTSVVDVTHAHHERLDGTGYPRGLTKEQIPHRAFIVSICDVYDAITSHRVYDTARPPMEALKVLMKGRGSQFDDKLVVQFIEWLGVFPVGTLVRLHTDECGIVLESNATYRLRPVVVVLRDANGKPCPPRRLNLAQVCVAPDGNPYKISESIADGSYGLHANSDEVKALLQQDVLEKLAAS comes from the coding sequence TTGTCCCGTATCAAAGAATTACGAAAGCGCAAACTGCCCAGTTCGCAATTGCTGTTGGGCATGTATGTTTGCGAAGTCGACAAGCCCTGGGAGGAAACTACATTCCTGTTTCAGGGGTTTCCTCTGTTGAGCCACGCCGATATCGATGCCGTGCAGCAGCAGTGCGAGTACGTTTACGTTGATGACACCCGCTTTGTCGCGGTCACCGAATCGCAGCAGCGCCACGTTATTGCCGAGTCGCAAGACGATGAGGAAAAAAACCGGCGAGAGCTGAGAACCGGCAAAAAACCGTTAAGTCAAACCATCGAGCATGCCCGTGCGGTGCATCAACGCGGCTCGGATTTAATCAAAAGCGCCCTGCACGATATTCAGCTCGGTCGCGGCCTCGACGTCAAAGCCTGCAAATCCTATGTTTCCGAAACCGTTGAGCAGATGCTCAGCAACGAAAGCGCCATGCTTTGGTTCATGCGCTTGAAATCGCAGGACGAGTACACCTCGCAACACTGTTTATCGGTGTCATTGCTGTGCATTGGTTTCGCGCGTTTTCTTGGCTACGACAAACCGGAGCTGAAAGTAATTGGCTTGGCTGGCCTGCTGCACGATGTCGGCAAAATGAAAGTCGACATGAGCATCCTGAACAAGCCTGGAAAACTGAGCGTAGAAGAATTCGAGCACATGAAATCGCACGCTCAGCGTGGCTACGAATTGCTGCTTGGCCACAAGGATTTACCGACTTCGGTAGTCGATGTCACCCACGCTCATCATGAACGGCTGGATGGTACCGGTTACCCGCGCGGCCTGACCAAAGAACAAATTCCACATCGTGCGTTTATTGTCAGTATCTGCGACGTCTACGATGCCATCACCAGTCACCGGGTTTATGACACGGCGCGACCACCGATGGAAGCGCTGAAAGTGTTGATGAAAGGTCGCGGCAGTCAGTTCGACGACAAGCTGGTCGTGCAATTCATCGAGTGGCTTGGTGTTTTTCCGGTCGGCACGCTGGTGCGTTTGCATACCGATGAATGCGGCATTGTATTGGAGTCCAACGCGACGTATCGCTTACGCCCTGTGGTCGTCGTGCTGCGCGATGCCAACGGCAAACCGTGCCCACCGCGACGGTTGAATCTGGCGCAGGTGTGTGTCGCACCCGATGGCAATCCGTACAAGATCAGCGAGAGTATTGCCGATGGCAGTTACGGACTGCATGCCAACAGTGATGAAGTGAAAGCGCTGCTGCAGCAGGATGTGCTGGAGAAACTGGCGGCAAGCTGA